The sequence below is a genomic window from Meles meles chromosome 3, mMelMel3.1 paternal haplotype, whole genome shotgun sequence.
GGTTTTCTTTAGTTTGCTTGGTTCCTGAAATTGAGTTCACATGTTTTTCATCCTCACTTTTTGCTTTTTCACTGGACTCTGATGAAGCAGAAAGAATTGAGGATGAACTTCCGGTTCTTCTCCAAGTGCTTACTCGAGGAAGGGATGATGAATGCTTGCTGTGCTCACGTTTCCAGGTTCCTGATCTATTAATCGGAAGTCTAGAAGGACTTTCAGAATGGGAGCGTGCTATATCATGGCGCTTTGCTGGTCTTCCATCATTATACTCTATGGTGGGACTGAGATTAGGAGGGAGTTTTCGCCATCCACCAGACTGAACAGACGAATGTGTGGACAGAGACATATCAGGAAGGGAAGGACTTAAAACCGGAGTCTGTGCCTGGGACCTAGTGGGAGAATCTGGTCtagaagatggagaaagagattCAAATGAAGCAGACTCCTCCAGTTTTCTCCTTAGGGTTGGGCTTGGAGCTTCTTTGATGAAAGTTGACTGGCGTACTAATACCGGTCTCTCTGACCTATCAGATTCACTTCCACTTGACTTCGTTGAAGACATTCTAGAAAGTTCCACCTTTTTACTGGCTCCATTGCTATTATTTATCTGATTTAGTCCTTTGGAGGCAGACTCACTTCTTGGGATACTACTGCCATTCTTGGATAAACCCGTTTGTTTGGTAAGATTCTGTTGGCTCATCTGTCTGCCTGGAGATGTATAAGACATCTTCCCAGAACCTGAGGACTTAGTCGAAGCAGTACTAGGGGATGAAGTCCTTGGCAACTGAGATAATTTGTTGGGAGGACTTATTCCATTTCTACCAGGAGAAATTGAGTTTCGCCCTGGAGACTGCATAGGTCTACTTAATGGTTGTTGGGCAGGTCTTGAAGGAGTGGAATCTCTAGATCCTGATCTAGAAGGCCCTTTATTTGCGACAGCTGGTTGGGATGTCGGCCTGGTTACAGGGCTTAATTCTGACTTCACTGATGGCTTGGCTCCTCTAGGAGAGGTGGTGGCTGTCTGACCTTCGCTAGGGCTTTTGGAAGCTGGAGTCTTAAGAGGTGGGCCTTTCTTAGAAACTGGACTTGTACTTGAAGAGCTATTTCGAACTCCTGGAATATGAATCATTGTCCTGCCTCGAGAGATGGAAGGCATGTTTGCTTGAAGGGACTGTTTCATTTGGTTTGAAATCTCCGAATTAGATCGCACTTTTCCAGTAAGTAaacttttataaacttttttccctcctttgattcctttattttcagattctatCTTTTTAGTTTCCAATGTGCTCTTCTCCCCAGGTTTTAGAATTCGTGGGCCCTTATTACTTGTAAAGGGTTTTTCCTCTTGATCAGGTGTAAGATGAAATGGTGATCCCAGAGAGATTCCTGATTTCAGTGAAAGGATGGAATCTGAGTCAGATGAAGCTTGTCTAGATAaacaggcagcagcagcagcttgaTGTAAACTACTTACTATGGAATTTGCACCTTCCTGAATAGCTTTCCAATCAAAATTTTCTGAATCTGGGGATAAACCATGTTCTGAATCTGGTCTCTGTATATCTTTCAAATCGAGTGTCAAATCTTCTGCTAATATGCCACTCATATTTCTGGGGCTATGCTTTTCATTATCACCCTTGAGTCTTGAAGGCTTTTTCTTCTTTGGCATTGCAGAACTTATACATTCTTGCAACAGGTCGTCTTCAGAATCAATACTAAGAGAACTGAGAGAACTGTTtcttgagaaacaaacaggggtATCTTCAACGTGAAATGATTTAGGAGCGTAACCTGATGCCTGAGGTTTACTTGGTTCTCCCTGTGAGTTAGGGGGCTCTGTCTTTTTGATAGgttcattttctttgttattgttgttttcttgATCAATGTCACTAAGGGAACTTAGAGAGGAGTTTCGAGAAAAGCACACTGGTGTGTTTTCAATAGCAAAGTTTTGTAATTTTTCGTCAGTTGCTGCCCCTCTGTCTGGTACGTCTTTGGATGACTGTGGAAAAGTGGACTGCTTCTGCAGCAAGGGTTTAGACTGACCTCGATTTATTGGATGTTTTGTAACAGCCTGTGTCTTATTAGCTGACTGTTGATTAGTGGTTAGTTCTGTGTGGCTGGTAACTTTAGCTTCtgattccttattttctttcccctttcttaaTTCAGCCTTTTCTCTGGAAAggtcaacatcatcatcatcaaaatcTAGAGAACTCAAAGAATCATTtcgtgaaaaacagtatggagttcctTCAATGGGTGTGTAGTGATGAGGTGAATCAAAAGTAAAACTTCCTCTGACTCGATCTTCGTTATTTGGTAGCTTATCATTGAAGTCCTTGGAACTATTTTTcaagttctgtttctttgaatCTTTGTTGTCTGAGAAAGTTCTTTcagcatttaaattattttttgagtcTGCATTTTTTCTTACACGTGTCCTATACTCAGTATTTTGTGGTATAGGTTTTACTGGTGAAGtaggtttctttttcttaccatCTAATTGATTTTTGTTAGTTCCAGATGAAGACATAGATGCTTGCTGGACTTGGTCCATTATCTTTTTTACACGGAAAGGTTTGTGACTTTTTCCTTTGGGCATAGCAGAATTAATGCATTCTGCAAGAATATCACCTTCTTCTGTTTTACTATCATCCAGTTCAGATATTGTTACAGATGGGGTTTTTCCTCTTTGAGCCTCATCTGTACTTCTGCCTTCTGTAGGAATGGTATCTCGTTTTTCGAAGTCACTTGACTGTGGCCCTGTTCTAACCCCTTCCCCAGCAGCTAACTCATTTGGAGGAGATTCTATCGTTAGGTCACTTAAAGACGTAGCTGTAGAAAAGTTTATAGGTGTCCCTTCTACACAATATACCCGCGGCATATCATCTCCTGGTGTAAAACTAACATGCTTTTGTGCTTGTAACCTGTTTTGTGATGGAAGAAGTTTGTACACAGGAAGTTGACTTGGTTTCCTTGCCACAGGGGGAGGTAATTTTGAAGCAGTCTGGGCTGGTTTTTTGGCTTTGCGTGAAGATTTTGTTGGCATGGCAGAAATAATACATTCTTCTAGTATTTCAATATCATCATCATCTGAGTCATCTAACAGGTCTTTTTCGGAGTCGATAGGTTTTTCCGTCTCTTTTTCCtggttttcatttgcttcttcAGGCTGCTCAGATTCAGTTTCATTCCCATTGTCATTTTCCTGAACTGGAGGCATTATTCTTAATTCCACATCTTTCTGTATAAATGGCTCATCGAGGCTCAGAGCACTCAGGCTAGAGGAACAAGAAAATCCATCTGGAGTACTTTCTGTGGCAAAATGTAACAGAGTGTCAGCATCTGGAAGAACCTGGACTCTCTGTACCGCAGCATTTACAGCAGCTTGCTTAGGTCCACTCTCCCTCTTTTCCACAGCAGGGGCTTTGTTTTTAGGCACCTCTCGCTTGGTTTGAACTGTCTGAGGCGGAGGGGGAGGGGTCTTACTTCTGCTTGGTGGCATGGTTTGTCCAGGGCTATCTGGAAGGTCACTGGGGCTTATAATGCCACTTACCATTCCACTGCAGGGTTCACTCTGAACAGAGCTGGCAATTGAACGGCTCTCAAAGCTATCGAGCGAACTCACTGAGGTACATCGGCTAAACATGAGTGGGGTCTCCTGAACATAGTGCTCTGGTGGACTTTTAGGTGTCTGAGCACCACTTTTTGATGGGGATTTGGCCCCTGAGGAAAATTCAACAGCTTTGTGCCTGGTTGATTCTGCAGGTAAACCAGAAGCCTGAAGTCTGCTGGATTTGGTTCGAATATGCTGTGACACTGTTGGAACTTCACTCACAGAATCTTCTGTTGTTCTAGTCccactgttttctttgatttctgctatTTGTAGGGTATTAGCAGAATCTGTTTCCTGGGTTGCCCGATCACATCCTATTTCATCTTCAGCTGATGACAAAGATGATAATGAACTGCAGCGTGAAAAACAAATTGGGGTGTCCTCTACACAGTAAGTCTGTATTGTTTCTTGGTTGATGGAGGGAACTTTGCAGGAGGTGGCTTTGGGGGTCTGACCATTTCTGCTTTGTGCTGAACTTGGGTGGTGCTGATTCTGCCTCTTGGCATTAGATGAGGGTGTGGATGTATTCTCACTGCTTGAAGAGATGTGTTCAGTTTTAGTGCTCTGTCCAGATGAATTCTTTGAGAATGAGAATGGTGGTTTCTGTGAAGAAGGAATGTCTGTGGCATATTTTAAACTATAATCAATAGGCTGATCCACATGATGTTTTTCTTCGTTGTATTTTATGCTATAATTTGTtggtctttcttcttcctcatgcTGCTCTTCCTCGGAGTAGCGTTCACTATAGTTGGTTGGCTTATCATCTTCATAGTCATCTTCCTGACACAAAGACTGGTTTACATTTTGATTAATTCCATGATTCGAACCTACTCGATTTGTTTCTGAACCACTGGCTCCTCTTGACCTATATGGGGAAACACATTCCTGCTGTCCAAAATGTGGCTGGAACTTGAGGTGTTTATCATCAGTGCTCTCGGTATATACGGGGTAAGTTGTGCTTTGACTTCTTGGTTGTCTCTGCtcactttgttttatttcatcttctaTTATATGTTTGGGTCTTGCCCATCTTTCATTCTGTGAAGGGCTTTGCCTTCCGGAGTTCAACTGCTCATCGGAATATTTAAGACTATAATTTATTGGTGTATCTAGTTCTCCGTCATTGTCATCCATGTGATTTGCGCTATGTATTTTATGGGCCAGGTCAGCTGGATATTGACCATAGCTGCAAAATTTACTTTCATCGTCTTCAGAATAGGATTCAATGGAAGGCTTCATCTGACCTCTTTTACCATAACCATCACTACTACTGACACTGTTTAAACTATCATTTGAAGATCTCTTATATTCCAAGCTAGCATAAGGCATAGGACATGTCCTATTTGAACCTTCCGACTTACTGAAGTTGTaagtgtttgcatgtgtgtgggCAGTAGAGCTTCTTCTTAGTGCATTCCTCTCATCTGTCCCACAATGTAACTCGGTGGTAGACCCAGAACTTCTGTCTTCTTGGGAGGTGTGAATGGCTGATACTTCTTCCATGACTTTGGCAATCTGGGCTGCAGTGGTGGAAATCTGCAAACCTCGCTTTGAAGAAGTGCCTGAATTTTCTGTTGCCGGGTGGTAGTTGCCTAGGCTGATTCCTCGTTCTCTCTCCAAACTTCTATCTTTTTCAGAACGAGAACTGTCTAAACTTCCTCTTGAGGAAGAAGAGCTAGGCAACACTGTGGTATTTAAATATGGTGAAAGGACGGTCATATTTCCAGTATTAAAATTGTCTGACCTATTATCATCATGTCGGTTGGTGTCAAAAACATAGTCACTATAAAGACTTTGCTTGTGTCGTTGCTTATTACGATGAGATGCCTTGGGACTTAAATTGTCAATATTGTCAAAAGTTTCTGATAAATGCTGAGCATCTAATTCTGCTTCTAgggctttttgttttctgacatGAAGAGATGGCAAGCTTGAACCAGGAGACATAATATTGGCATCCTTATACTTTGCAGGTCTATTTGCCATGAGATTCCTTAAAGCTGCAGCGCTTCCCATAGCAATCATTTTGTGCTTTGAATGTATGAGGTTTTTGAGCATGCTGACTGCCCCCATGTCCCATAATGCTTCTTGGTCTTTAGGATTTCTTGCTGAGAGATTCCACAAGGTTCCACATGCATTACTGACTATTGTCAAACTGTGAGATTTCAAGTGTTGTAATAAGGTTTGCAGGCAGTTGTTCTCTCTTAGGATTTGcctgaaataaaataagagatcCCAAAATTAAAGTAACAATCTCCTTATTGTAACAACAAATAAACAgttagaaaacaaatttaaatctAAAGATAACTACTAAAACTTATTGATAGGCATAATAAAACTGCCCCAAATTATACTATAAATTTCAAGCatttcaaaattccttttgttCCTACTTCATTTAATGTTTACTGTTTAAAAATACTCATCTGTCAAGACTATAAGAAGTAAAAGTGTTAACTTTAATCTGTTCTGCATTTCTTATTCTGATCCaatagctgctgctgctgcttcctttcttttttattttttaaaatattttacttatttgacagaaatcacaactaggcagagaggcaggcagagagagaggaggaagcaggctccccgcagagcagagagcccgacgcgggactcaatcccaggaccctgggatcatgacccgagccaaaggcagaggctttaacccactgagccacccaggcgccccatcttttttaaagattttatttatttgacagagagaaaggacaagcagggggagcagcaggctctctgctctgcagagaagatgtggggatcgatccccagactctgggatcatgacctgaggcaaaagcaggcgcttaatggactgaaccacccaggtgcccctgacccccccaggtgcccctgaccccatagcttttaaaatttcccttggggtacctgggtggctccgtaagttgaacatccaactcttgatttcagctcaggtcatgatctcaaggtcttgagatagagcctgtgtcaggctccccactcagtggggagtctgctcgaggattcttcctctctctccctttcccctccccctccactcatATGCTCTCTTTAATTCCTGAGCAGAAACACTTGCTTTATCTACATGATGACAGAGTTCCTCAATGAATGTATTATAAAATCTTATCCTGAATAGGGACTTTGTGGTAACTTAATCTATAGATGGGTTCCACAATGTTAACTACAAGAAATCTTGGAAGAGGTAGAAAAATCGATCAATCAATCTTTACAGGGAGCACACTGTAAGCGCCTAGACTGGCAAAGTGACTTTTTAGAATAACCTCTATCCTCCTGGATTGATTTTGTGATAATGCTATCCCCCTTAGAAGTGTGCTCTGTCAAACTGTGTGTGGAGTTATTACTTCTAGTGAAAGGTTTCGAAAATTTAAAGGTTAACTATAAAAACAAAGGTTGAGAGTTATCATAATGAACTTTGAGACTTGAAAGAGCAATGGCTTGTTTAATGCATGGTAAACTTAATTTTAATGATAGCATATTCAACTTTAGAGGTCTTTAAAACTGATTGGCAAGGGTGTACAATGAGCTTTAACGTGACAATCTTCTCTGAGCAGTCCAGCAGACACCTGAGCGCTTACTGAGTTTAAGAGGTCTTCTTTGCATAGCAGAGAGGACTCTAAGGCTTGTTTGTGCATCAAAAACCTAAAGAGAAGATGTTCACATTCTTTACAAGTTCTGTTACTAGAAGTACCTTATGGGGTTTCTGAAAACGAGAAGCAATActggataaaaaattaaaaaatatgctgTGAAAGGacgcatatgtatatattttttgagagttggggagggaagggaaaaagaaagaatcctaagcaggctccacacccatcatGGAATCCCACgaggggctcaacctcatgaccctgacatgatgaactgagccaaaatcaagtcagatgtttaaccaaatgagccacccaggcactccaagataTCCCTATTTTTTGCTGACAAAATACAGAGCCTAAGTTATGAAAATTTGTGCCTTGTAAATGAGATGCTTTCTTAGGTTTCATAGCCCTAGATGAATGGCTGTTGGCTAAATAATATTAAGATTATTGATAATaagacaccattaaaaaaatgtgaaccaTTGGGGGTGTGTGGGTGTCTCGgttcagttaaatgtctgactcttgatttcaactcaggtcatgatctcagggtcctgggagcaaacCCCACCCTCAGCTCCAcacttggcaggaagtctgcttgagagtctcttcttctcacccatccctcccccagctcactctcttaaataaatcttaaaaaaaaaaatgaactactggatTCTCTGGAACATATccatagattttgttttttataaacgTTTCGTTCCCTTATGCCATACTAACACACAATgggattttgttctctgtagtatttgtgtctttaattttacCCCCTTCATATGGGTTATACCTCTTGATCATCATTTGTTTGCCTCTACACATCTTCATACTATAAACTTTTATTAGAATAAATATACTAACAAGTTAGGAATAAATAGTTATCTTTTCACTGTAATCTAATTTAGTTTAGCACTTGCACAATTACACAAAACACTGCTTACAACAGATTCTTTTTGAGGATATGaattctacatgaattcatttaaaagtaatataaaaatgcTGCATTTACCTGTGGTCCTCATTTGTAGCTATCAAGCTGGACACGTTCCGTAGTATCCCACCTCCACTCTCAATAATGGCTAACGTATTTGCCTGGCTTCGGTAAGTGAGAGTGCCGACCAGAAATGCTAGCGCACCGTCTACAGCACATATGTCAGCTTTATTCTCCGTGCAGTGTGCGGACAAGTTCCATAAAGCACTCAATACGCTTTTGAGGGTTGATTCCTATTAAGAAACAGAACATCTAATTAGAGTTGGAATATGTCATCTAATTAGAGTCATCTAATAGAGTTGGAATATGCCTCTTACAATTTCTATGTTTACTTCTACTGAGTAAGTTGTTATTGTCATTACTTATCTCCCCTGCTGCTCACCCCCCAAGGGCAAAGTATGGGCCCTCTCCATTTAGAAGAACTGATAAAATACCAACTGGAACTTAAGTAGTGATATCCCCATAGCACAAGCAGAACACAATACTTAACTAATGACCTTTTTGAACTTTATTCTAAGTGCTTAGAAGTACACACGTATCAAGAGCTCATATAAGAATATGAAACAGAACTGATGTGCATTCTGAAAAGAACACTTGCATGgtaatagaaaccagaaaaaaacaccaccaccaaaccCCTCTGTATGCTGATAGGAAGGCTATCTAAgacatattattaaataaaaggaGCAAGTTGCAGAGCAGGATGTACGAATATTCTGTTTGTATAAAAAGcacacatatatacttatatgtggTTGATTCAAAGGTAACAATATAATTTGTTAAAAAGTAAAGCATACTGAAAAAACCCCAATTTCTTAAAACTCCCAAGGAAACAGGTAATTCCAAAAACTAGAACTTCCTTGGTATATAACATCATAGCAAACTGTAACTGCTGCAAGAACAACACTGAGTATATAATTCGGGATATTTGGTTAAAACTTGCCATAATCCTGATGTTTTTTCTTCCTACTAAAATCAACTAAGGAACAAACATTCATTAAAAATCTACTCTGTGCCTATCACAATTAGAGGCACTCCAGAGGATACCAATATATAAGCTGATAACTGCTACTAGTttgcttaggggaaaaaaagaagcaaaaccatACATGAACAAAGGAAAGATTACTGCTACCTGAATTTaatcaaataaatgaagtatttcaTGGAGGAGAGCAGCTCTGTATAAGATAAGACCTGTATCTTCAGAAAGAAGACAGGTGTTCCTGGCATAGAAGAGGGAATCAGCAAGGGAGGACTGAGGAATagaaagaagacacagaggaGATCCAAGTCCATGCTGGGGAGCAGTGTTAGGTCAGGTGAGatggtaaaaaaagaaaacaaaaacttgaaagtcAGGGCAAACACTCTGGGCCTGACCCAATAAATAGCTAGCCACCATGTTCTCTTCATCAGGAAATTAAGAGAATCTAGGAGCAAATACTATTTATCAGGAGGCAGGGAGATGTGAGAAGGTTAagagctcaatttttttttttaaagattttatttatttatttgacagagagagagatcacaagtaggcagagaggcaggcagagagagagggggaagcgggctccccgctaagcagagagcccaacacggggctcgatcccaggaccctgagatcatgacctgagccaaaggcagcggcttaatccactgagccacccaggtgccccaagagctcAATTTTAATTACACTGTGACTGAGGTAAAGGTGGGATATTTAAAGTATCCCAGGAACAGAGAAAACAGCAACAGTTTAGATGTATAAGTGAGTTCAACTACAGATGGCCCAGAGGTCAGAGGTGAGAGGCAGGTAGGAAAACAGAAGTTGTTCTCTACAAGATTACATGTAGAGGAAAGGGTTTTGATTCAAAGAAGCTTTATAGTTAGACTTAGAGGAAAAATGATTAGAAGTTGTAGGTATAGATGGTAAAAACAAAGGAATTTCAAAAAGGTATGTGATCCAAAAGTATCAAATATAGGTGCAGGTAGAAAAGAAACCCCAGTTAAACTATAAACCTAGATTTTGTTAGAAGCAAAATTAAAAGGAACGGAAGAAGGTATGGCCAGTGAAGAAATGGAGCCAGTGATTTGTTCAGTGTTTTGGTTGCTAGAGGAAAAAGAGCAACACTGCAGGAGTTataagaagcaaaagaaaaggtttgtttgttttcctgattttcaaAACATGGGGCTTCTTATCGAGATAGTTGAAACAAAAAAGCCATCTCTATACTCAGTAGAGAAGATACAGAAGATAGGAGTAACAAACtgatagcttttatttttccccttaagattttctttatttgagagtgagagaatgagagagagagatcaaaagagTGGGGAGAGGttgagggagtagcagactccctgttaagcagagagcccctgatgtgggacttcatcccagaaccctaggatcatgatctgacccaaagcagatccttaaccaacagagtcaccGAGGAACCCGGGGACTAACAACTTTGAGTAAACACCAATGCTTGGGGCAGAGTGGGAGGATGGAAAGGTTCTGTGTGGAAAAGTAGAAGCCTGCTCAATGAAGGTAAAATGAGGCAATGCATGGGAATATGGAAGGTAGTTCTGACTCTCCTGGTCATTAGCAGTAAAGCTGAAACGGAAGAGatgatgaattaaaaaagaatgttcagAATGACTATTGCACTGAAtgtagaaaaagaggaaaaaagtaaattctAACACTGTTAGCCAGAAGCAGAcccaaaatttaaatttctgctgAGCCAGTTTTTCCAAGACTGGgcttacattaaaaatttatagaggaaaaaaaatttataggtGAATTTATGGATGATGATCTATAAAATATTACTCTTCCTTTATAAGAACAGGGTATGCCTTCCCATTTATTATGGTCTTCTTTTGCATTTCTCAGTAGGAGGAGTCTTTTAATTTAGCTTTCTCAGTTTGTAGCAACTATTTGTATAAAGATCTTTGTGGTCCTTGAAAGATAAAGTTATGAACTCTTAGCAACAATACAAGTTCCCataacacatacaaacacattaaatctttttgaaaatatacaCACTTGATGAGGAGTCTTAAAGTGTGGACGCTAATTTTTTGGTataattttattgaggtataattgaagAACAATAAACTGCACATCTTTCAAATGTGCAATATGATCACTTTCCATGTATGAGCaaacccatgaaaccatcactacattaaaaaaacaaacatttatatcATCTCCCCAAGTTTTCTAGTACCCTCTTGTAATCCACTCTCATGTTTTCTGTCATTATAGATTATTGTTTGTAccaacagttcatttttcaaATACCCAAATAGTATTGCAGTGTGGACATCCCATAATTTGTTTACCCAATCACCTGTCGATGGACATTAGAATTACTTCTAGTTTTTGGCTATCAAACAGTATTGCTGTGAACATCTGTGTTTAAGACTTTGCGTTGACAGGAATTTTTCTCTTAGGTAAATACTTAGGATTGGAATGGCTGGATTGTGTGGTtggtatatatttaactttaaaacacTGCCAAATGTTCTTCGAGGTGATATACcatcttacattcccaccagcagtgcatgagaaTTCCAGTTGCTTAACATCCTGGACAACACTTGGTTAATCTTTTACATTTTAACCAATATATgtaatggtatctcactgtagttttaatttgtatttccctcatgactaatgatgctgagtatcttttcaaGTGCTTATGAGCCTTTTACCTATCTTCTTACCTGCAAGAAATACAAGTGTTCTGCTGATTATTTTGAAGGTATTTTTGTGCAGATCCCAAGTATATTTGAACATTATAATTACAACCATTTTTTTAGTTGAATACTtttgtttctcattatttttcagtGGATTTTCTTGGGGTTTCCAGgtataaaataatttcacaaaaatacataaacaaacaaataaaaacaaaaaattctttgccttctctaaaaaggaaattttgaaggaaaaaatgtaGGCTGTAGGTCTAGCGGGACTTGCTGGGTGAAAGGAAGCCCAGATTAGCTAAGAAGACCTGCTTAATCCCTCCCAATTTCAagcttaatgtttttctttttaaattagctTAGTTTCTGAAGTAAATATGCCACCTGGTGCTATTTCcttttgaaaacaaattattaTTTGAGGC
It includes:
- the APC gene encoding adenomatous polyposis coli protein isoform X3, giving the protein MYASLGSGPVGALPASAPPSTLGSWSSGSGSGCVPQERKRSGGVRTSGRGASVWQEVLKQLQGSIEDEAMASSGQIDLLERLKELNLDSSNFPGVKLRSKMSLRSYGSREGSVSSRSGECSPVPMGSFPRRGFVNGSRENTGYLEELEKERSLLLADLDKEEKEKDWYYAQLQNLTKRIDSLPLTENFSLQTDMTRRQLEYEARQIRVAMEEQLGTCQDMEKRAQRRVTRIQQIEKDILRIRQLLQSQATEAERSSQNKHEAGSHEAERQNEGQGVAEINMATSGSGQGSSTRMDHETASVLSSSSTHSAPRRLTSHLGTKVEMVYSLLSMLGTHDKDDMSRTLLAMSSSQDSCISMRQSGCLPLLIQLLHGNDKDSVLLGNSRGSKEARARASAALHNIIHSQPDDKRGRREIRVLHLLEQIRAYCETCWEWQEAHEQGMDQDKNPMPAPVEHQICPAVCVLMKLSFDEEHRHAMNELGGLQAIAELLQVDCEMYGLTNDHYSITLRRYAGMALTNLTFGDVANKATLCSMKGCMRALVAQLKSESEDLQQVIASVLRNLSWRADVNSKKTLREVGSVKALMECALEVKKESTLKSVLSALWNLSAHCTENKADICAVDGALAFLVGTLTYRSQANTLAIIESGGGILRNVSSLIATNEDHRQILRENNCLQTLLQHLKSHSLTIVSNACGTLWNLSARNPKDQEALWDMGAVSMLKNLIHSKHKMIAMGSAAALRNLMANRPAKYKDANIMSPGSSLPSLHVRKQKALEAELDAQHLSETFDNIDNLSPKASHRNKQRHKQSLYSDYVFDTNRHDDNRSDNFNTGNMTVLSPYLNTTVLPSSSSSRGSLDSSRSEKDRSLERERGISLGNYHPATENSGTSSKRGLQISTTAAQIAKVMEEVSAIHTSQEDRSSGSTTELHCGTDERNALRRSSTAHTHANTYNFSKSEGSNRTCPMPYASLEYKRSSNDSLNSVSSSDGYGKRGQMKPSIESYSEDDESKFCSYGQYPADLAHKIHSANHMDDNDGELDTPINYSLKYSDEQLNSGRQSPSQNERWARPKHIIEDEIKQSEQRQPRSQSTTYPVYTESTDDKHLKFQPHFGQQECVSPYRSRGASGSETNRVGSNHGINQNVNQSLCQEDDYEDDKPTNYSERYSEEEQHEEEERPTNYSIKYNEEKHHVDQPIDYSLKYATDIPSSQKPPFSFSKNSSGQSTKTEHISSSSENTSTPSSNAKRQNQHHPSSAQSRNGQTPKATSCKVPSINQETIQTYCVEDTPICFSRCSSLSSLSSAEDEIGCDRATQETDSANTLQIAEIKENSGTRTTEDSVSEVPTVSQHIRTKSSRLQASGLPAESTRHKAVEFSSGAKSPSKSGAQTPKSPPEHYVQETPLMFSRCTSVSSLDSFESRSIASSVQSEPCSGMVSGIISPSDLPDSPGQTMPPSRSKTPPPPPQTVQTKREVPKNKAPAVEKRESGPKQAAVNAAVQRVQVLPDADTLLHFATESTPDGFSCSSSLSALSLDEPFIQKDVELRIMPPVQENDNGNETESEQPEEANENQEKETEKPIDSEKDLLDDSDDDDIEILEECIISAMPTKSSRKAKKPAQTASKLPPPVARKPSQLPVYKLLPSQNRLQAQKHVSFTPGDDMPRVYCVEGTPINFSTATSLSDLTIESPPNELAAGEGVRTGPQSSDFEKRDTIPTEGRSTDEAQRGKTPSVTISELDDSKTEEGDILAECINSAMPKGKSHKPFRVKKIMDQVQQASMSSSGTNKNQLDGKKKKPTSPVKPIPQNTEYRTRVRKNADSKNNLNAERTFSDNKDSKKQNLKNSSKDFNDKLPNNEDRVRGSFTFDSPHHYTPIEGTPYCFSRNDSLSSLDFDDDDVDLSREKAELRKGKENKESEAKVTSHTELTTNQQSANKTQAVTKHPINRGQSKPLLQKQSTFPQSSKDVPDRGAATDEKLQNFAIENTPVCFSRNSSLSSLSDIDQENNNNKENEPIKKTEPPNSQGEPSKPQASGYAPKSFHVEDTPVCFSRNSSLSSLSIDSEDDLLQECISSAMPKKKKPSRLKGDNEKHSPRNMSGILAEDLTLDLKDIQRPDSEHGLSPDSENFDWKAIQEGANSIVSSLHQAAAAACLSRQASSDSDSILSLKSGISLGSPFHLTPDQEEKPFTSNKGPRILKPGEKSTLETKKIESENKGIKGGKKVYKSLLTGKVRSNSEISNQMKQSLQANMPSISRGRTMIHIPGVRNSSSSTSPVSKKGPPLKTPASKSPSEGQTATTSPRGAKPSVKSELSPVTRPTSQPAVANKGPSRSGSRDSTPSRPAQQPLSRPMQSPGRNSISPGRNGISPPNKLSQLPRTSSPSTASTKSSGSGKMSYTSPGRQMSQQNLTKQTGLSKNGSSIPRSESASKGLNQINNSNGASKKVELSRMSSTKSSGSESDRSERPVLVRQSTFIKEAPSPTLRRKLEESASFESLSPSSRPDSPTRSQAQTPVLSPSLPDMSLSTHSSVQSGGWRKLPPNLSPTIEYNDGRPAKRHDIARSHSESPSRLPINRSGTWKREHSKHSSSLPRVSTWRRTGSSSSILSASSESSEKAKSEDEKHVNSISGTKQTKENQVSTKGTWRKIKESEISPTNSTSQTTSSGAANGAESKTLIYQMAPAVSKTEDVWVRIEDCPINNPRSGRSPTGNTPPVIDTVSEKGNPNAKDAKDNQGKQNVGNGSAPVRTMGLENRLNSFIQVEAPDQKGTEAKPGQSNPVPASETSESSVADRTPFSSSSSSKHSSPSGTVAARVTPFNYNPSPRKSSADSTSARPSQIPTPVNNNTKKRDSKTDSTESSGTQSPKRHSGSYLVTSV